The proteins below are encoded in one region of Selenihalanaerobacter shriftii:
- a CDS encoding DUF4126 domain-containing protein — MNLLLGLLVGIGLSAACGFRVFVPLLIMSVASISGNLELAENFKWISTYTAFFGFLIATLLEVSGYYIPWVDNLLDTVATPAAVVAGSIVTASCITEVSLFLQWSLAIIAGGTASGAVQLTTTSLRGASSATTGGMGNHFVSTLEGIGSTLIPIISILFPFFTILLVAMISYIIFKKIIPKLISIKRKVFKQSS; from the coding sequence ATGAATTTACTTTTAGGTCTATTAGTAGGAATTGGTTTAAGTGCTGCTTGTGGGTTTAGAGTTTTTGTACCATTATTAATAATGAGTGTTGCTTCCATATCAGGTAACTTAGAATTAGCTGAAAATTTTAAATGGATTAGTACATATACAGCTTTTTTTGGTTTTTTAATAGCAACCTTGTTAGAAGTTAGTGGTTATTATATTCCCTGGGTAGACAATCTACTTGATACAGTAGCTACTCCTGCAGCAGTAGTTGCTGGTTCTATAGTTACTGCTTCTTGTATTACTGAAGTAAGTCTATTCTTACAATGGTCGTTAGCAATTATAGCTGGTGGTACTGCTTCTGGAGCAGTACAATTAACAACAACAAGTTTAAGAGGAGCTTCAAGTGCAACAACTGGAGGCATGGGTAATCATTTTGTTTCTACTTTAGAAGGAATTGGTTCAACGTTAATACCTATAATTTCTATTTTATTTCCTTTTTTTACTATATTGTTAGTTGCTATGATTAGCTATATTATTTTTAAAAAGATTATTCCTAAACTAATATCAATTAAAAGAAAAGTTTTTAAACAGTCATCTTAA
- a CDS encoding VWA domain-containing protein — protein MDHREERLDQVQEHIDKNQPDYVENNIINFIQILRNLGIRISLAESIEAFQALKLIDIINKDEVKMTLRSLLVKDNYEKRIFDKAFDEFFISMEEKLHKEKMRKQKVEEREQAKQEAEDDLVFKKESVVDEQNEEEVQLEFTDEQKEIYTQLDPEIQQKIKEYIEDSFPGHLGHSPHAQPMLEKMINGTLNYWKSQLKNRGEDIDRQKQIKSKMTGNLGMDTVIEQVISSLQYEEESLLTQDMKRISDEKLPKVTAIIKRLSHRLATKISRRFQNSKKTGKLDLRRTIRKNIKYGGIMLDLKYKTKRIQRPEFLLICDVSDSMARYATFVLQFVYGLSSAVKDIESFIFSEDLERITDDFQVGVSFEETMAKVISHSKQWGKTTNLNQTLETFQTKYMDILNPSTIVFIMSDTKTMEVEEAALKLKKIKQKVKDVVWLNTLPKSEWDDLDSVQTFKQLTNMVECHTIKQLKNSLKIKNLI, from the coding sequence ATGGATCATAGAGAGGAAAGGCTTGATCAAGTTCAAGAACATATTGACAAAAATCAGCCTGACTATGTAGAGAATAATATTATTAATTTCATTCAAATTTTACGTAATTTAGGGATTAGGATTAGTTTAGCTGAATCAATTGAAGCATTCCAAGCTTTAAAATTAATAGATATTATAAATAAAGATGAAGTTAAGATGACCTTACGTTCTCTCTTAGTTAAAGATAATTATGAAAAAAGGATTTTTGATAAAGCTTTTGATGAGTTTTTTATTTCTATGGAAGAGAAGCTGCATAAAGAGAAAATGAGAAAACAAAAAGTTGAAGAAAGAGAACAGGCTAAACAAGAGGCAGAAGATGATTTAGTTTTCAAAAAAGAGAGTGTTGTAGATGAACAGAATGAAGAAGAGGTTCAATTAGAATTTACTGATGAACAGAAAGAGATTTATACTCAATTAGATCCTGAAATTCAGCAAAAGATTAAAGAATATATAGAAGATAGTTTTCCTGGACATCTTGGTCATTCTCCACATGCACAACCTATGTTAGAAAAAATGATTAATGGAACATTAAATTATTGGAAGAGCCAGCTAAAAAACAGAGGAGAGGATATTGATAGACAAAAGCAAATCAAATCCAAGATGACTGGTAATTTAGGAATGGATACAGTAATTGAACAAGTGATTTCTAGTTTACAATATGAAGAAGAATCACTTTTAACTCAAGATATGAAGCGAATATCAGATGAGAAATTACCAAAAGTGACTGCAATCATAAAAAGACTATCACATAGACTGGCTACTAAGATTTCCCGCCGTTTTCAGAATAGTAAAAAGACAGGAAAATTAGACTTAAGGAGAACTATTAGAAAGAACATCAAGTATGGAGGAATAATGTTAGATCTTAAATATAAGACCAAGAGAATACAAAGGCCAGAATTTTTGCTAATTTGTGATGTGTCAGACTCTATGGCGCGTTATGCTACATTCGTATTACAGTTTGTATATGGACTCTCTAGTGCAGTAAAGGATATTGAGAGTTTTATATTTTCCGAAGATTTAGAGAGGATTACTGATGATTTTCAAGTTGGTGTGTCTTTTGAAGAGACTATGGCTAAGGTAATTAGCCATAGCAAACAATGGGGAAAGACTACAAATTTGAATCAAACTTTAGAAACTTTTCAAACTAAATACATGGACATATTAAATCCATCAACTATCGTATTCATTATGAGTGATACTAAGACAATGGAGGTAGAGGAAGCAGCATTAAAATTAAAAAAAATCAAGCAGAAGGTAAAAGATGTAGTATGGTTAAACACATTACCAAAATCTGAGTGGGATGATTTGGACTCAGTTCAAACTTTTAAGCAATTAACTAATATGGTAGAATGTCATACTATTAAACAACTAAAGAATTCTCTTAAAATTAAGAATTTAATTTAA
- the guaB gene encoding IMP dehydrogenase, producing MKDKFGKEGLTFDDVLLMPAASNVLPKEVNTATRLTKNIKLNIPILSAGMDTVTEAELAIAMAREGGIGIIHKNMSAEQQAEEVDKVKRSESGVIVDPFYLTPKNYAYEAEYLMSKYKISGVPIINNEEDMELVGIITNRDLRFEKDYDQQLKEIMTKEDLVTGPVGTTLEEAKEILQNHKIEKLPLVCDNNELKGLITIKDIEKAEKYPNAAKDEQGRLLAGAAVGISGDTWDRIEVLIEAGADLLVIDTAHGHSQGVIDLVKEVRVEFPDVNLIAGNVATAGATRDLIEAGVDAVKVGIGPGSICTTRVVAGIGVPQITAIYDCAKEADKYDIPVIADGGIKYSGDIVKAIAAGASTVMLGSLLAGTKESPGEREIYKGRSYKVYRGMGSLGAMEEGSKDRYFQEEEKKLVPEGIEGRVPYKGPISETIYQLVGGLRAGMGYCGTPDIEVLRQDAKFIRITGAGLEESHPHDVTITKEAPNYNLD from the coding sequence ATGAAGGACAAGTTTGGGAAAGAAGGTCTTACTTTTGATGATGTTTTATTAATGCCGGCGGCATCTAATGTATTACCTAAAGAAGTAAATACTGCAACTAGATTGACTAAGAATATTAAATTAAATATTCCAATTTTAAGTGCAGGAATGGATACAGTTACTGAAGCAGAATTAGCAATTGCCATGGCTAGAGAAGGTGGTATTGGAATCATTCATAAGAATATGTCAGCTGAACAACAAGCTGAAGAGGTAGATAAGGTTAAAAGGTCAGAGAGTGGAGTAATTGTTGATCCATTTTATTTAACTCCCAAAAATTATGCCTATGAAGCTGAATATTTAATGTCTAAGTATAAGATTTCAGGTGTTCCTATTATTAATAATGAAGAAGATATGGAATTAGTAGGGATTATAACTAATCGAGACTTGCGATTTGAAAAAGATTATGACCAACAATTAAAAGAAATCATGACTAAGGAGGATTTAGTGACTGGACCGGTAGGTACTACTTTAGAAGAAGCAAAAGAAATTTTACAGAATCATAAAATAGAGAAGTTGCCTTTAGTTTGTGATAATAATGAATTAAAAGGTTTAATAACAATAAAAGATATAGAGAAAGCTGAAAAGTATCCGAATGCGGCAAAGGATGAACAGGGACGACTTTTAGCTGGAGCAGCTGTAGGTATTTCTGGAGATACTTGGGATAGAATTGAGGTTTTAATAGAGGCAGGAGCAGATCTCTTGGTTATTGATACAGCTCATGGTCATTCACAAGGAGTAATTGATTTAGTAAAAGAGGTTAGGGTAGAGTTTCCTGACGTAAACTTAATTGCTGGGAATGTAGCTACTGCTGGAGCTACTAGAGACTTAATTGAGGCTGGAGTAGATGCTGTTAAAGTAGGAATTGGGCCAGGCTCAATCTGTACAACTAGAGTGGTAGCTGGAATAGGGGTACCACAGATTACAGCTATTTATGATTGTGCTAAGGAAGCTGATAAGTATGATATACCAGTAATTGCCGATGGAGGAATTAAATATTCTGGGGATATCGTCAAAGCTATAGCAGCAGGAGCTAGTACAGTGATGTTAGGTAGTTTATTAGCAGGAACTAAAGAGAGTCCTGGGGAAAGAGAAATTTATAAAGGTAGAAGTTATAAAGTTTATAGAGGCATGGGGTCTTTAGGTGCTATGGAAGAGGGAAGTAAAGATCGGTATTTTCAAGAAGAAGAGAAAAAGTTAGTTCCAGAAGGTATTGAAGGACGTGTACCTTATAAAGGACCTATATCTGAGACAATATATCAATTGGTTGGCGGTTTAAGAGCTGGAATGGGATATTGTGGAACACCGGATATTGAAGTGTTAAGACAAGATGCTAAATTTATTAGAATTACTGGAGCCGGATTAGAAGAAAGTCATCCACATGATGTAACTATCACAAAAGAAGCACCTAATTATAATTTAGATTAA